The Anoplolepis gracilipes chromosome 5, ASM4749672v1, whole genome shotgun sequence region ATTATATGAAGGGAAATCTATGtgtcatttttaaaactaGACGATTATTTCtccgagatataaaaaaagaaaaaaaatgcatatgaATTCTACTGACTTGATCAATCAATCTCTGGCCGTTTTTACAATCAGCACGAATTCGCGTGATACACACATTCACTCACTAAAAAGagtatatgcatttttttttaataaataatgagaagTCTATTGACACTGCATGTGCGCGCACGAATTTACAAATGTACCAAATGTCGAGTACGTCGGGAGCGCGGGTTCAAAAATACACTGCGTAACCCTTCCTCTAGCCTACTTTGTACATGATAGACCATTCACGCGAGGCAACGCTCAGACTTCCGTATagtttttctcgattttcTCTCATACATTTTTCCTTCTTTACTCCGAAGTCATTTCCACGAGGTGGAATAACAAATCGCCAATACTGACGATccaataaattagaatttgtTTTACAATCTAGCGATGATATATACAGTGTCTGTAGAGATCAAAactaaatttattgcaatgtGTTAATGAGAtcgagaagataaaaaaaatcatataaactTATGCTCAAAAGTGCTTTAGCAAAGAGTTATCAGCGTTCAAAAATAAGCAAGTAAAATTGTTCTTAGAATTGCAGAAATCACAAAATTATGACATTAAAGTCTAACAGAAGCAAAGACATGTTTACTATATAAGTCAAGACATGTAAACaataactgacaatgagagttATCCTTTTCCAAGCAAttctgtttaatattttaatagttataagaaaataattttgctcgTTCTTTGAAAGTTTATAACTCTTTAATAAAGCTTTTTCGTACTTATTCAACTCCATTAatacattgtaataataaatttggttCCAACTCTTACAGACATCCTGTATAAAGAAagcgaaaaatgttttataattacttgCTATACCGATTTCCGAGCGTAATAGTTCCTCTCGTAACAGATATAGTGTTAAAAGCACAACCGTTCAGTGACCAATACGTAAATGTATAGACTAAGATTGTGTATTACATTCGTTACTAACTATACTCGTttgatagtttttttttaaattcttcataAAATGCTAGACAAAACGTGACAATAAAGTTCCAAGGGAAGTGTTTTGGATGTGTCAATAAAAACTTATCGAATCTAATTCCATGCACTTCACTCTTGAAAATTTGATCGTCAGGTTCCATATATTCGGTCTATACACTCTCGCGTAAACTGTTAAATCAAAAAActgctatataaattattatctctgtAAATCTTTGTTAACAAATTACGAAAGTTTAGCCTAATACAGTTTTAGCGTGCGGAGTTAAATGTATCGCACGTAGAGTGCATTGAGCGAAACGCTACGTTTTCGTATTGTCTAAGTTTGCGCCGTGTTGCGCCACGCTATCATCGATTTCGAGTAACAAATCTTTCGCCAGATACGAGCACTCGTCACTGTCACTCTCGTTTCCATCATCGTTGTCATCCTCATCGTCGTCATCGGGAGACACCACGATTGGCGTCGCACCGCCCATATCACTACATCGTAGACTTTGGTTCGCGTTATGACGATTATCTAGAAGATATCAGAGACCCGACTGCGGTGGCTGTCCGTGAGTGTTCCAGGGCACGTCGGTAGGCATCGCAGCGGGTGGTATATTAGCCTGATTGTGCATGGCACGTGGCGCTCGCATGATTTCATCGGCGGGTGGACAGTGCGGACGCGGCCCAGGTTCGGGCGTGTACGTGAAGGTCAAACCGGTAGCGTAGATGATGCCGTCATTGCGAACGAGAGAAACCGGCACCTGCGTTGGCTGACGTACCCACAGCCACTCACCGCGAAACAGGGAGATGTCAGGCACGACGCAAAGCATGCTCTCCTGGCATCTGTACATAGTCTCGGCCTCGACGTCGCCGAACCAAACTTGCAGATTTGGCGTAAAATTGTCGCCCGTAAGCTCCAGCATCGCCACGTCACCGCCACCATTCAGATGCAGACTGTGGACCAGCGGTACAGGTGTCACCGGCGACCGTACCGGACCCATGCCCTCGAAGAATTGATATTCTGCCTTGTCCGTGCTGATAATAGTCCAGCAGGCACCATCATTGATCATTTCCTTGTTCGCTTCTTTCGGGCAAGGTGTAGCCTGGAATTGTATTATACGCTCTTGCGATAGGCACAAGTACATATGATCCGTGTCCTTCATATAGAAGGCGCATTTATGCAACTGCGAGACAGGATCGTCGGCCTCTAAACTGGCCATCTGTTTGTCCACCTTGCGAATGACCAGTCGCGGCAATGCCATTCCCGTCACAGAACATACCAGTTTCACAGTACTACCATAGTGCACGTAACCGTCGCGCACTTGAAATTCCTCCGACTCGCTCTCATTATCGTCCAGAAGGTGAATAGTAAACGCGCCCCATTGTGTCGAGCTCGCATGGAAGTTACCATTCTCTACGTGAAGATAACGCGTGCTGACCGTCTGCGAGCGCAATCGATTGAAAAGCGCTACCTTCGTGCCACTGGCAATGCATAGATCTGCGTTCTTCAAGGACTGCTTCTTCTTGGACGGCTTCGAGATCACCTTGATACGCTTGCTGAGGAACACGCCAATGTCATGGCCGCTGCCGTAAAACATCTTGACGGAGAGCATAAAGTGTTTGCGCTTGTCTGAGTCGGAGATATAAAGAGTCTTCGCCGCGCAATACTGTTTGCCGTTATTCAGATCTAGTTGCTGCATATCCTGGTCTGAGTTACCGATGCCGATGAAAGCGCACAGCTGAGCATTCTGTTCGCTCTCGCCTTCGCGCAACATCTGCTCCTGGCGCATCCTCCAGCCATCACCGAAGAGATAGATGCACGGCGGTGGACAGAAGAATCGCTTCTCGTTACCATATGACTTTTGAGCGACTTTAGCGTGTAGGATCACGATCATCATGTCGCTACGGTCGCGCAAGTAACGCTCCATCGCCTCGCGGGTCAATCGCTGGTCCTGTTGATCGGGCCTGTAAATACCGGAACCATATCGAGGATAAACAGACATGACCGAGGTCGGTGAAGGCGGAGACTGCATACTGTGTGCCATCGTTGGCAGTCCAAACTGATGTGGCATATTTAAAAGTCCGGGTCCTGGGTTGCGAACGGGATAACAAAGTTGCCGCCGTTGGCGCTGTTATATCTTCATCTTCTAAGCGTCAAGAATGA contains the following coding sequences:
- the Su(h) gene encoding suppressor of hairless protein is translated as MPHQFGLPTMAHSMQSPPSPTSVMSVYPRYGSGIYRPDQQDQRLTREAMERYLRDRSDMMIVILHAKVAQKSYGNEKRFFCPPPCIYLFGDGWRMRQEQMLREGESEQNAQLCAFIGIGNSDQDMQQLDLNNGKQYCAAKTLYISDSDKRKHFMLSVKMFYGSGHDIGVFLSKRIKVISKPSKKKQSLKNADLCIASGTKVALFNRLRSQTVSTRYLHVENGNFHASSTQWGAFTIHLLDDNESESEEFQVRDGYVHYGSTVKLVCSVTGMALPRLVIRKVDKQMASLEADDPVSQLHKCAFYMKDTDHMYLCLSQERIIQFQATPCPKEANKEMINDGACWTIISTDKAEYQFFEGMGPVRSPVTPVPLVHSLHLNGGGDVAMLELTGDNFTPNLQVWFGDVEAETMYRCQESMLCVVPDISLFRGEWLWVRQPTQVPVSLVRNDGIIYATGLTFTYTPEPGPRPHCPPADEIMRAPRAMHNQANIPPAAMPTDVPWNTHGQPPQSGL